Proteins from one Dromiciops gliroides isolate mDroGli1 chromosome 6, mDroGli1.pri, whole genome shotgun sequence genomic window:
- the CNIH2 gene encoding protein cornichon homolog 2 isoform X1 — MGQGSRARKPWGILIIAFDELRTDFKNPIDQGNPARARERLKNIERICCLLRKLVVPEYSIHGLFCLMFLCAAEWVTLGLNIPLLFYHLWRYFHRPADGSEVMYDAVSIMNADILNYCQKESWCKLAFYLLSFFYYLYSMVYTLVSF; from the exons ATGGGTCAGGGGTCACGTGCCAGGAAGCCGTGGGGCATCCTG ATCATCGCCTTTGACGAACTGAGGACCGACTTCAAGAACCCCATAGATCAGGGCAACCCGGCGAGGGCA CGAGAGCGTTTGAAAAACATTGAGCGGATCTGCTGCCTCTTAAGGAAG CTCGTGGTCCCCGAGTATTCCATCCACGGCCTCTTCTGCCTGATGTTCCTGTGCGCCGCCGAGTGGGTGACCCTGGGCCTCAACATCCCCCTGCTGTTCTACCACCTATGGAG GTATTTCCACCGCCCGGCGGACGGCTCCGAGGTCATGTACGACGCCGTCTCCATCATGAACGCAGACATCCTCAACTACTGTCAGAAGGAGTCCTGGTGCAAACTCGCCTTCTACCTGCTCTCCTTCTTCTATTACCTGTACAG TATGGTTTATACGTTGGTGAGTTTTTAA
- the CNIH2 gene encoding protein cornichon homolog 2 isoform X2 has protein sequence MAFTFAAFCYMLTLVLCASLIFFVIWHIIAFDELRTDFKNPIDQGNPARARERLKNIERICCLLRKLVVPEYSIHGLFCLMFLCAAEWVTLGLNIPLLFYHLWRYFHRPADGSEVMYDAVSIMNADILNYCQKESWCKLAFYLLSFFYYLYSMVYTLVSF, from the exons ATGGCGTTCACCTTCGCCGCGTTCTGCTACATGCTGACGCTGGTGCTGTGCGCATCCCTCATCTTCTTTGTCATCTGGCAC ATCATCGCCTTTGACGAACTGAGGACCGACTTCAAGAACCCCATAGATCAGGGCAACCCGGCGAGGGCA CGAGAGCGTTTGAAAAACATTGAGCGGATCTGCTGCCTCTTAAGGAAG CTCGTGGTCCCCGAGTATTCCATCCACGGCCTCTTCTGCCTGATGTTCCTGTGCGCCGCCGAGTGGGTGACCCTGGGCCTCAACATCCCCCTGCTGTTCTACCACCTATGGAG GTATTTCCACCGCCCGGCGGACGGCTCCGAGGTCATGTACGACGCCGTCTCCATCATGAACGCAGACATCCTCAACTACTGTCAGAAGGAGTCCTGGTGCAAACTCGCCTTCTACCTGCTCTCCTTCTTCTATTACCTGTACAG TATGGTTTATACGTTGGTGAGTTTTTAA